The Phycisphaerae bacterium DNA window AGGGTGTGCGATCGCAAGGATGTCGACGTGGTCCTCGTCGCCACCCCGGACCACTGGCACGCCCTGCAGACCATTCAGTGCATGCAGGCGGGCAAGGACGTCTACTGCGAGAAGCCGCTGGCCAACAGTATCGGCGAAGGCAAGGCCATGCTGGACTGGGCCGGCAGGACCGGCCGGGTCGTGCAGATGGGTACTCAGTGGAGAATGAGCAGTCATTTCCGCGAGGCGGTCGAGCAGGTGCAGTCGGGCAAGCTGGGGCGGATCCGGCTGGTTCGCTGCTGGGCGGCGTTAGGCTGGTTCCAGAGCCTGGGCAAGGTGGCGGACTCCGAGGTGCCAGCCGGCGTCGACTACGACATGTGGCTCGGGCCAGCGCCCAGGCGGCCGTTCAACCGGGCCCGGTTCCACTTTGCGTTCCGCTGGTTCTACGACTACGCGGGCGGGCTGATGACCGACTGGGGCGTGCACCTCCTCAACATCGCTCTGTGGGCGATGAACGCCAGTGCTCCCAAGCGGGTGGCCTCCACCGGCGGCAAGTACATCTACCCGGACGACACCGCCGAGACGCCGGACACGCAATGCACGCTCTATGATTTCGAGAAGTTCACGCTGGTCTGGGAGCATCAGGCCGGTACCGGCCACGGGCCCGAGCATCGCGAGCATGGCTGCGCGTTCTACGGCACCAACGGCACCCTGGTTGTCGACGGCTCCGGCTACGACGTCTATCCCGAGGGCAAGACACCGGTTCCGGCCCTCAAGAAGAACATAGAGGAGGAACCGGAACTGTGCCGGGTGAAGCTGGTCGGCGATTTCCTGGAGTGCTGCCGCACCCGCAGAAAGCCGGCCGAGGACATCGAACTGGGCCACTGGGTGACCACCGTGGCCCACCTGGGCAACCTGGCCCTCCGCACCGGTCGATCCATCGAGTACGACGTCGAGAATATGAAGGTCATCGGCAACGATCTGGCCAACGCGATGATCACCAATCCGTACCGCCGCCCCTGGGAACTGCCCAAGGCGTGAATCGCGTCCGGCGGCAACGGCCGGAGCTATCGGGCCCGCGATTCGCTGTCCGGCGTTCCTGGCGGACGGGCTTCGACGTCGATGAAGTCGTCATCCCGTTGTGGCCCGAATGACCCCGGGGTGAGCAGGGTGATTCTGGTCCGCAGCCTGCGCTTCATGTCGGCCCGGACCAAGGCCCGCACGGGTGGCAGGAAGAGAAGCAGACCGGCGATGTCGGTGAGCACGCCGGGCGTGATCAGCAGGATACCTCCGATCAGGATGAGCAGCCCGTCGACCAGGCGATCACCCGGCAGGCGTCCGGCGGCCATGTCGGCCTGAATGCCCTGGATCGTGCGCCATCCCTCATGCCGGGCGACGGCCGCGCCGACGAAGCCGATCAGCAAGACCATCGCGATGGTCGTGCCTGCCCCGATGCGGCTCCCGATCTTGATCAGGATGGCCAGCTCAACCAGCGGCACAAGGGTGAACAGCAGCAGCAAGCGGAGAACCATTTCAGCGGGTCGGGCTCCCGAAGGGGCTAGGTTCTGCAAACCGGTTGCATCCTACCAGCACGCGGTCAATGCGACAAGAACGCCTGAAAGTCTCATAACTCCCGCGGTTTGTCGGTTACGCGTGTCCCTGATTCGATTGGCGATCACTCCCGGCTAAAGCGTCCGGCCGGAAATCCGATAACGCCAGTGGGGCGCCGCCTCTTGAGCGGGCGCGTGGACGTAGATGGAAGGAATACGCCGAGTGTCAGCCGAATGTTCGATTATCGTTCCGGTGTTCAATGACGGGGCTTCTCTGCCCAGCCTTCATCTCCGTCTTACCGCCATGCTCCGCCGGCTGGCGATTCCGTATGAGATCCTCTACGTGGATAACGGGAGCACGGACCAGACGCCAGACATCATCAGCGCCCTGCACCGCGAAGAGGGTGCGGTCAAAGGGATCATCCTGTCGCGTCGGTTCGGGCGTCAGGCGGCGCTGTGTGCCGGGCTCGAGGCGGCCACCGGTCGGTCGGTCATCACCATCGACGGCAACCTGGCCGACCCGCCGGAAGTCATTCCTCGGCTCATCGAAGCCTGGCACGAAGGCTATGAGGTGATCTTCGCCCGTCGCCGGCGCAACAAGAACCTGGTTCACCGGGTGGCCAGCCGGATCTGCCGTCGGATTCTGCGCCAGGTCAGCGAGGTGCCCATTCCGACCGACACGGGCGAGCTGACTCTCATGGACCGCCGGGCGGTGGAGGAACTCAACAGCCTGCCGGAACGCACCCGGTTCATTACCGGTCTGCGGAGCTGGGTTGGTTTCCGTCAGGCGGTGCTCGAGTACACGCCTGAGTCGCCCAGGTTGGGAGCCGGTCCGGTTTACTCTCTGTCGCGGCAGCTGCATACCGTCGTGGAGGGCGTGCTGGCTTTCTCGAGTGCTCCGCTCAGGCTCATCACCACACTGGGATGCGCGGTCGGCCTGATTTCGATGGCCGGTCTGTTGATCGCCGGTTTCCGGTTCGGGATCGTCGATCCGGGAATCGCCGGATCGCTGCTGGTCGGCTGTGGTCTGGGATTACTGGGGGGCATTCAACTGATCTGTCTGGGGATCGTGGGCGAGTACATGGCCCGGGTCTACCAGGAAGTCCGCAACCGCCCGCTGTATGTGACGCGCGAGCGAGTCGGTTTCCTTCCGCACCCTCGAGCCGTTCGCAACATTCTCGAGTTCCTGCCGACAGAACCTACGGGTGTTCAGGAGGTCGCCACGGACGTCCTGGTCCGTGAGACCCGGCTGGTTCAGCCGCTTGAGCCGCTGCGGGCCGAGACAGCTTGATCATCTGCGACGTCCTGGTTCCATGTCCCAATGGTGGTTGACCATCAGCCATGGGCCACGGCCTCCGCGGAGGGGCTGGCCACGTCTTCGGCCCTGCGGGCCCTCCCCGCTGCTCCGAGTTGACAGTCGTCCGGGCATGGGATACGGTCTTGGCCAACGCCTGAGGTATCATGCCATGAAGGGTTGGTTTTCCCTTGCGACATCGTGTTCGGGCATGCTTGCGGTGGTGCTGGTTGCGGGCTGCAGCGACTGGATGGGCAAGTCCAAGAAGCCGACGACTCGCCCCGCCGGCACGACCGACAGCATCTCCACTGCATCCCCCCAGCAGGCCACGCTGGCCCTGCAGGGTGCCATAGGTGCGGCCACCTACGTCGAGGGCGGCCGGCTGCTGCCCGTTCGCGGCTACGGTCTGGTGGTCGGGCTCGGTGGAAAGGGCAGCCGGAATTGCCCGCCCAGTGTTCGTGACTACCTCCGCAAGGAACTCGCCCGCCAGCGGGTGACCAGCACCGGCGACGATGACAATGTCCCCAGCCCCGACGCACTCCTCAACAGTCTGGACACGGCGGTCGTCGTCGTGGATGCGGAGGTACCGGCCGCCGCCGCCAAGCAGCGCGCCTTCGACGTCCGCGTTCAAGCGATGGATCCCGACACCCAGTCGATCGCCGGCGGTATCCTCCTGCCGTGCGACCTGAAGATCTACCGCGAGGTCGGGCCGGCCGAGGTGATTGAAGGCAAGACCCATGCTCAAGCCCAGGGGCCGGTCTTCACCAATCCGTTTGTCGGAGGAGCGAATGCCGGGACCACCGTCGACCCGCGGGAAGGGCTGGTCATCGGTGGTGGCTCGAACCTGGTCGTGCGCAAGGTGGAGATGGTCTGTGTGGTCGAATCGTACTCCGTGGTCCGCCAGATTCGCGACGTCATCAACCGCCGTTTTCCCACCACACCCCCCGCTGCAGATGCGATCAGCCCAACGACGGTGCAGTTGACGATCCCGGCCGAGTACCGGGGGCGCGAGAACCGTTTCATCGAGAAGGTCCGCTATCTGCCCTTGACATCGTCCAACGCCCAGCTGGAAGCCCGGGCCAAGGCGTTGATTGTGGAGTTCACCCGCGAGAACGCGCCCCTGGAGGAACTCAGTCTCGCGGTCGAGGGCGTCGGGCTCTCGGCAGTGCGGATGCTTCAGCCTCTCTACACTCACCCGCGCAAGGCAGTCAACTACTACGCCGCCCGGGCCGGCTTGCGGCTGGGAGACAATCTGGGCGTCGAGGTGGTGGTCCGACATGCCGAGGACCCCAAGAGCAGCTATCGCCGGATGGCCGTCCGGGAACTGGGGCATTGTGTCCACAATCCTCGAGCGATCGCCGCACTCCGTACGCTGTTGACCGACCCGGAAGTTCAGCTTCGCCTTCTGGCCTACGAGTCGCTCCGCGACGCGGATCCGGAGGGCATTTCCCAGGTCGTGGTCGGCAAGAAGCCTCAGAACTTCGTCCTCGAGGTCGTCGAATCCAGTGGCCCGGCGACGGTCTATGCCCGCCGCAGCCAGTTTCGGCGCATCGCCCTCATCGGGGGCGACCGAATGGTCTGTCGACCTCCGCTACTCTACTCCCAGCAGGGCAAGCCGATCACTCTCTCGGCCGATGAGGGCGACAGGAGCTTGACTTTGATCCGCAAGAACGCCTCGGGGGGCATCCTCATCGGTCCCATCCAGGTCCCGCCAGACGTGCCCACCCTGGTTCGGTTCCTCGGCCAGGACCTGAGCCGCAACTTCGAAGGCAAGGTCGAGGGGCTCGGGCTCGACTATGCGGTCATTCTCGATCTTCTGTACCGGCTCAGCGAGCAGGGCGGACTCAGCGCGGATGTCCGCTGGGAGGAGTCCAGCATCGAGGACCTGTTCGGCCCGGTGGCTCCGGTTGGGCGCCCCGAATCCGAACTCTGAGCCCTGACTCGGCTAGTCGGGCATGCTGTCGTCGCACGGGGCATGGCGGGCAAGGCCGGGACGCCGAGCAAGAGCCTCCCGTCATCGAAGCCTGCGAGAAGGCGGCGCGTCGAACACCGGTCTACGCCGGTCCCGGGCGATGTGGGGCGCGTTCCTCGGCGTGCCTGCCCGCGGTCTCACCTTTTCATCGGCGGTGTGGGTTCTCGGACTCCTCGCTTGAAGTTCCGGTAACTGCAGCATCGTGGTTATCGATTGCTGCGCGGTCGGATTCGAAGGTCAAGTCGTTCCCTCGCTGACCCGAAAATCAGGCTAGTATTACCATGCCATACGCAATCGATCTCAACTCGCGGCAGTCCGTCCGGACGCTGGAACAGGCGATCCGGCATGGGGCTGAAGTCCTGATTGAGCCGAGAATCTGGCCTGACGGTGAGCCGATCCCGTGCCGGATGCAACCGCCGTCCGTCGCCGGCTCCAGGGCGGCGCTGGCTTGCCGGATCATGGCTGCGGCCGATGCTTCTTCCGCCAGCCGCGAAGCTCAAGTGGTCTTGGCCAACGAGGCGGCCTTCACCACCATGCTGGCCCGCATCGACGCCCTGGTCGGCACCTACTGCGACCTTTCCATCAGGCTGGGCGACCATCTGTACCTCTGTTCCTGCGACGTCTTGCGGATCGAGAAACCCGCGGCCGCAGATCACCACCCCGTGGTTCATCTCACTCGGCCGGAGACGATCCAGGTGACGCAGCGACGCCGGTTCCACCGGATTTCGCTCGCGGATTCGACCAAGATTCGCCTTCACTGGATTCGCTCCGACGATACCGCCGACGAGGGCATCGGCTGGATCTGCAACATCAGTGCCGACGGTCTGGCCTGCCGAGTGGATGCTCATGTCGCTGACCGGCTCTGGATCGGGGAACAGATCCAGGTCAATTTCGCGCTCTCGCCGACGGACACCCAGCGGTTCATGCTCGAAGCCACCATCTGCAGCAAGACGCCGACCGGTACCGAAGGCAAGGTGATGATCGGGGTTCAGTTCCTCACCGGACCGTCACATCAGTATTCCACGCAGGCCGTGGAGTCGCTTCGTCGCCGGCTGCTCAGCCGCCACCTGCTGACCAGTCGGCCTGCGAAGGAGGAGGGACTATGACGAACATGCATCCCCTGGGGGCCGATCAGCAGGCGGAGTGGCTTCAGGAAGCGGCCGGTGATCGGGTTTCGCTCACCATCAACTACCACGGTGTTGGAGCCTGGGCCACGCTGAAGTCCCGTCTGTTGCGCGCCGATCGATCCGGCGATCTGTTGGTGATCCTCTATCCGTACGTTGCCGACGGCGCTCAGCCTGAGATCGTCGTCGGGGAGAGCCTGGGCGTCGCATTCCGCCGTGGACACGAGAAGTGTGTCTTCGAAAGCCAGGTGATCGGTCGCACGAACTATCCCATGGGTGGGGGGATCGAGGCACCGGTCCTGGAGATCGCCTGGCCGGACAGCGTTCACGAATTGCAGCGGCGCCTCTTTTCGCGGACCCGGGTTCCGCCCCGGGTCGTTATTCCTGTCGATGTGGCTCGCTGCCAGCCGGCCGCCGACAAGCTTGGGCAGTCCGCCCGCGGCGTGCTGCTGGATCTCTCGGCCGGGGGCATCAGTGTCGCCTTGCCGGAAGCCAAGGGGCCTCGCTGGAGGGCCGGTGACATCCTGACCTGCAGCTTCGCTCTGGAGTCCGGCCGCTCGGTGCAGAAAGTGACCGGGACATTGCGGCACTGTGACAAGACTCCCGACGGCCGGCGGCGCCTTGGCCTTCAGTTCGTGGGCCTGGAGACATCGGCCAGCGGCCGGCGGACCATCGAATCCATCGCCCGGGTTGCCAGCCGGTTCCGCCGCCTGGAAATCCCCGAGTGCCGCTGAGGGGTGCCTGCCTCATTGCCATCCGGGGGGATCGGCTTCGGGTTGAATCCGCTTCTCTCATGCCTGTAGACTGTCTCCGGTGTTGTTCGCGCCCGCGGGCCGAACGGCGCCATCCCTCGCCAGGCGGAAGCGTCTGCCGCCCAGGTTGAAGGACCTGCCTGACACGGGAGTGGTGGAATGCGCATCCGTGGAGCCCGGGTCGTTGCGGCGATCGTGGTTGGACTGGTCCCTTCGCCGTGTTTTGCATGGGCTGGGGACGGGCACCGGATCATCGCCGAGATTGCCGCTCGCCAGTTGGATCCCAGAACCGAGCAGGAGATTCGGGCCTTGCTCGGCGACAAGTCGATCGTAGAGGTGGCCAACTGGGCCGATGAAATCAAGAGTGACCGCAGCTACGATTGGGCCAAGCCGTTGCACTACGTGAACGTGCCGGCGGGGGCCACCTCGTTCAAGATGGATCGCGACTGCGCGAAGAGCGGGTGCGTCGTCTCCGCCATTCTCGACTATCAGACTGTGCTTCTCGACGAGAAGGCCACAACCGCCCAGCGGGCTGAAGCGCTGAAGTTCCTGATCCACTTCGTCGGCGACATCCATCAGCCTCTGCATGTGGGGCGGGCCGTGGACCGGGGAGGAAACGACATCAAGGTCGAGTTCTTCTTCGATCGGACGAATCTGCATGTGGTCTGGGACGAGCTGCTGATTCGCCGTGTGAGGAAACCCTGGTTTCAGTACGCCGAGGAGCTTCGTACGAGGATTACGCCCGAGAGGCTCGCCCATTGGCAACGGAGCAGGGATGTCTGCGCGTGGGCGACGGAATCCGCCAAGCTGGCCGCGGACTTCGCCTACCAGGTCCCCAGGGATGGCCAGATCGCCGAGGCGTATTTCGACCGGACCATCCCCGTCGTGGAGGATCGTCTGTTGGCGGCCGGGGTACGATTGGCGGTGTTGCTGAACGGAATCTGCGGGGATCGAAAAGCGACCGCGACGGCACCGGCTTCCGGGCCGGCTCCGAACGTTCCGGAGGGGAGCAGACCCGCGATCGCCGGGCGTTTGCCGCGGGGGGTGGCAGCAGTCCGAGGACAGAAGAACACCGGGGCAGGCGGTCGCCCGCTCGCCCCGGCGCGGTTTCGGTTCTCACCGTGATTCCATCTGCTCCGGTCGTTACTTCGATTCCTCTCTCTGCTCCTTTTCCTTCACCGGGGCCCCCTCGTTTTCTTCGCCGGCTTTCAGCGGCCGGCCGAGGCGCTCCGCCGTGTTCTTCAGGGCTTCCTCGAAGGCGGTCATGCTCATCCGTTCTGCGTGGCCGTCCAGGAAGAGTACGCCGATGCGTTCCTTGCCGCCGCTCGGTGGTCGCTCGTAGGCCAGAATGTCGCCCGGATTGCTCTTATCGGTATGGCCGGCGACGTAGATGTAGGAACACTTGCGGCTCGGGTCTCGATCGAGAGGTGAAATGAGTATCTCGGGCTTGATCGTGCCGGCCTTGAGCAGAGTGTTGAGATCGGGAGGGAAGTTGCCGTGGTGCTCGCTTGCATACATGTGCAGGCCGATACCGATACTCTTCAAATTGGTGAGGGAGACCATCTCCCTCGCGGTCTCCCGGGCCCGAGCCAAGGACGGGAGCAGGATCGAGACCGCCAGCGGGATCGCCATGCCACCTTCACCCATCGAAGGGATCTCGACGGGCAGCGGGCCGTGCCCGACCATCATCCAACCGTCGGGTACCGCCACGAGACACCCAACGTCCCCGAACAGGTGCTTGCTGATACAGGTCAGCGAGGGCAGCACGCTCGCGTCGAGCTCGAGTCCCTCCCCCTGGCCGATGGACAGCAGCAGTTGGGAGACGGGCAGGCCGATGGCATAGAGTTGACGTACCCCTTCGGCCGTATCGCTGTAGACGACTGAGCTTGCCCCCTTGGGCAGCAGCTGGTAGCCCCGCTGGAAGTCGGCATTGTCCAGCAGCGACGGCCCCTGGTTCATCATGTGGTCGAGGGCCGTACGAACCATCTGCGGGTACAGAGCCATGACCCACCGATTCTTGTAGATCGTCCAGGCCGGGGCGATCGGCATGGGGACGCCCGGGCAGTTCACGAAGGTGATCGTCTGGTCGCGGTAGGTCTCATGTTGGACAGTGACCTGGTCCTCGGCGTCGGCGGCTTCCGCGATCGCCTTGACGATGGCCTGCAAACCTTGATCGAGTTTATTGTCCGCCTTGACCTCGGCGATGACGGTCAGCCCGGTGAACCAGAAGCCCCCGGCGCTGGGCGAGTTGTACCAGACCCACGTATCCCCGAACCCGGCTAACAGGTCCTCGTCTACCTTCATCCCGAGCCGTTTCTCGACCTCGGCGATTCCCTGTGAGACGGGATCTGCCACCTCCGGGCCGAGAATCTTCGTCAGATTCAGCCCCCACCGGTATAGCTCAGCCACGTCCCCGTTGTCGACCGATGCGCTGGTGGCGTCCTTGGGAACGAGGGCTAGATCCGCGTCGGTCAGCGGCTCGCCGCACAGCCCGTTGCCTTCGCTGCGGCCCATGCCGGGGACGCGGGCGAAGAAGGTCGTTCTGAACCCACCCGCTTGCGGGGTCTGGACCAGAGTGAGCGACTCCAGCTTACCGAGGCCGGTCTCGTCCAGAACCTTGCGCAGTCCGCCAGGCACACCCAGGATCGGCACATCGCCGGCCGCGAACATGGCCTGAAACGCCTCGAGCGTTCTCACCGTCTCGGCCAAGTCGAGATACAGCAGGGGGGGGGCACCCGAGCCGCCGGTGGCCTTCATGGCGGCCGTGAAGTGCGGCGAGCCGGTCAGTCGCTTGACCCCGTCACTGCCAATGAGCAGGTCCGTCGTCTTGGTGCCCAAGGAGACGATGAAGTCATCACCGACCACACCCCAGCGAATCGGCATCAGTGGGCCGAGGATGGCCAGTTCCTTCATCTTCAGCTTCGAGTCTGCCGGCAGCGTGGTGGCGGCGTCGAGCGGCAACTCCGCCCGCCGGGCCAGCTTCTCAACCTGGTCCTGCAGCTTGGGTGCGTCCTTCCCCGCACGCACCACGAGGGCCGCATCGACCATCGTGCCGCCGCCGCCCACACTCCCCAGACCGACCGCGAAGGGATACTTGCCCAAACTCCGCGCCAGATCACAAGCTACGCCCGCGAGCTCCTCCTCCGCCTGGCTGGCCGCCTGTTTCTTGATCAGAGCGACCAGTGCCGGCATGAGCTTCTCGCGGAGTGGGGCCATCTGAGGCTCGGCCATGATTCTGCCCAGGGCGGTATCCTCGCAGCTCTGGGACAACTGGTCGAGGCCCGGCCAGTTCAGGTACAAGATCGTTCCTTCCGGGAACAGGTCCGACATCTCGCCTGCCGAAACGGCTGGACAAGCCACCCCCAGCCAAAGCACCCCGATCCAACTCCATCGCGCGACCCGACTCATCCTTCGCTCCTTTGTGTTGAAGTTGTCAGCTGTCAGTGAATACGTGTCATCGGCGCTATACGCGCACCCGGCCTTCAGGGTCTCATGATCATCCCTGGTCCCGGGGGTCCAGGACCATGCTATATTGACGTGTCGAGACCGCCCCATGACAGAATTCCGGGAATCCGTCGCGGGTGTCACATCGCTTCGCCGACCGCTGGCCGGCTGGCGGCCATGTGGCCCGAGCCTCACGCAGTTCCCAGCCCCGGCTTGCCCAGGGACGTCAGGGCGACATTGAGCCAGTACCGGCACTTCTCATCGTGCTTGGCGTCCGGGAGCCTGCCGAGCACCTTGGCGAGGTGACCCTCGGCGATCTCGTACTGGTGCAAATCGCGGACGTAGATGATCCCCAGGAGCAACCGCACCTGGTCTGCCTCCTGGGCGGTGGGGTATTGGTTGAGGAACTTCTCGTAGGTGGCGGCTGCCTGGGGCAGTCGGCCGCTGAAACAGAGTTGGTTGCCGATGTCGAGCTGCTGCTGGCGGGGCAGGACCTGCCGGGGGTCGATCTCCATCAGCTTCTCGTACAAGCTGGCCGCGGCATCCCGTTCGTTGCGATCCAGGGCGTCGGTGATCTCGGATCGAAGCGTGACGATCGGGTCCGAGACGATCACGGGTTCCCCGTGGGGCCCGGCCACCGCGTCGACGGAGACGGGGCGTGCGACCCGCCCGTACTGGGCCCGAGCCTGGGCGTTGGGGTCGCCCATGGCCGTCGCCATGGCCTGCCGCTGCAGCCACCGGCGCCACAGGGCAACGACGTCGAACTGGTCGCGTGGCATGGCGTGCAGCCAGAGCATGAACACCAGGGCAAGGAAGCCGAAGAAGTAGCCCGCGAGATGGGCACCAAACGCAACATTGGAGCCGCCGACCATCTTCGGAGCCATGATGTTGTCCCACAGGATCAGCTTGAAGACGATCATGAGCATGCTCGGCAGCTCGAACGTGCCGATCACGATGAACCAGTAGAGGACAGTGATGTGGCTGCGCGGGAAGAGGGCCAGGTAGGCGCCGGTGACGGCCGCGATCGACCCCGAAGCACCGATCAAGGCCTGGTCGTTGCCGAAGCCGTACGCTGTGGCGGCAAACACGCCGCCGGCCAGGTAGAACAGGAGGTACGGTGCGTGACCCATCTTCGCGTTGACCGCGTTGCCAAACACCCACAGGAACAGCATGTTGCCCGCGATATGGGCGAAGTTGGCATGCAGGAACTGGTAGGTGAAAAACTGGTAGAGCTCCGGCGACTGGCCGTCGAGGACGCCGCCGCCCAGCCACACCGCAAGCGTGGATGGCTCAGTGTGCCGACCGCCCGTGTGGCTTGCCTGGGTGAGCAGGAACGCAATCAGGTTCGCGGTCACCAAGCCGTAGTTGACCCACGGCGTGCGGCGGATGGAAGTATCCGTTGAGATGGGAATGAACATCTTCTGCTCTCGGCCCCTTTGGGAGCGGGACCCGCTCCGCGTGGTCTGCTCCCCGGCCCTGCCTTGGGGCGCCCGTCGGGCGGCATGCCTCTGCCAGATCTTGTAGCTCGCCGGCCTACTTCGGTGAGGTTTCCTGGTTGCCGCCCGCCGGTCCGCCGCTGGCAACATGCACAAACGCCATCTGCAGTTCGTACAGCGTACCCTCGACGATCTTCTTCTCGACGTCGTCCAGGTTGTCGCCCGTCTTCTGCCGCAAGAGAGTCAGCAGGTCGATGAAGTGCTTGGCGACTGCCAGGTCGGGCGGAATCGGCTGGCCGCTGCGGGGGTCGGTCACCAGGCCCAGTCCGACGCTGGCCTGCAAGGCGATCATCTGCACGATCTCGGCCAGATGCGCCGCGGGCAGGCTTCCGCTCTCCTCGTGCTCCCGGGTCTGTCGGTCTGCTTCTTCTTTCTCGCGCTGGGCTTGGGCTTTCCAGTCGTCATCGACGATGATCTTCGGCTGCTCGTTGTTGGGGTCCGGCATTACTCACTCCCGTCACTGTCGCATCAGAGGACGTCCTGGAACCCGTGCGGCCCCGGCGTCATGCCGGCGAGTGTTCAGGGTTGGAGGACGTACTCCCGGTGCAGCTATTGTAGCCATGCCGTCCTGGCAAGCCCGTACCCGCCACGCGGCACCGCTATCATAGCAGCTCGGGACGCTGGGCGATAGGGTTCACAACCGAGCTGCCGTACGCCAACCGTGAGGACGTCGAGAACGGGATGAGCCGGCCGCTGATCGCCGCGTGCCGGGCACACGGGGAGCGGCAGGGCCAATGCTGCCTGGGCCGGTCACTCGACGTACGGGATCAGCTTGTGTGTGGGCGAAAGCAGCTGCTGTCAACGGATGAGGAAGGCTCGCGAAGGCGGGATGGCCTCGACCCATCAACTGGCCACCGGAAATCTCGACCATGCCCAGCGAGCAGGGCCCGAGCGATACCACGCCATTCTTGAAGGCCAATCAGGTGTTCTCGGGTGCGACCCGAGCCGGGTGCGGGATGGCGTCGCAGTACTAGTCAACCGGTGTTCGCTGTCTGTCGCTCCCCGCTCGGCACCCAGGGCAACGCCTTACTCGGCTTGTTCCCATACCCGCTCCGCCAGCCAGGTTAACCGCGCGGGCGGTTGGAGAGCATAGAAAAACTCCCGGTTGTCCGCCACCTTGTTGCTCGCCAGGTCCAGTTGCAGTTGTTCCACTCGCGTCTGGCAATTCCGTTCGAGACCGGGTTGAGATGCGATCAGTCGTTCGTTGAGCGTGCGGATGTCGCTGAACACCTGCCGTCGAGTCAATCGATTGCCGCGAGCGAGTCGCACTTGCGTTGATTGCCCGATGAGACTCTCACGCTGCCTGAGCAGGTCGGCCGGTGCATTCTCCAGGTATCGTTGCGGATTGAATCGCAGGTCGCGGATATGCAGCCGAGCGCGGGCCAGATCGCCGGCTGAGGCGGGCTGCCTCGGCAGGGGAGGGCGGAGTGTGGCCGTCACGCACG harbors:
- a CDS encoding DUF1559 domain-containing protein, which encodes MSRVARWSWIGVLWLGVACPAVSAGEMSDLFPEGTILYLNWPGLDQLSQSCEDTALGRIMAEPQMAPLREKLMPALVALIKKQAASQAEEELAGVACDLARSLGKYPFAVGLGSVGGGGTMVDAALVVRAGKDAPKLQDQVEKLARRAELPLDAATTLPADSKLKMKELAILGPLMPIRWGVVGDDFIVSLGTKTTDLLIGSDGVKRLTGSPHFTAAMKATGGSGAPPLLYLDLAETVRTLEAFQAMFAAGDVPILGVPGGLRKVLDETGLGKLESLTLVQTPQAGGFRTTFFARVPGMGRSEGNGLCGEPLTDADLALVPKDATSASVDNGDVAELYRWGLNLTKILGPEVADPVSQGIAEVEKRLGMKVDEDLLAGFGDTWVWYNSPSAGGFWFTGLTVIAEVKADNKLDQGLQAIVKAIAEAADAEDQVTVQHETYRDQTITFVNCPGVPMPIAPAWTIYKNRWVMALYPQMVRTALDHMMNQGPSLLDNADFQRGYQLLPKGASSVVYSDTAEGVRQLYAIGLPVSQLLLSIGQGEGLELDASVLPSLTCISKHLFGDVGCLVAVPDGWMMVGHGPLPVEIPSMGEGGMAIPLAVSILLPSLARARETAREMVSLTNLKSIGIGLHMYASEHHGNFPPDLNTLLKAGTIKPEILISPLDRDPSRKCSYIYVAGHTDKSNPGDILAYERPPSGGKERIGVLFLDGHAERMSMTAFEEALKNTAERLGRPLKAGEENEGAPVKEKEQREESK
- a CDS encoding rhomboid family intramembrane serine protease — encoded protein: MFIPISTDTSIRRTPWVNYGLVTANLIAFLLTQASHTGGRHTEPSTLAVWLGGGVLDGQSPELYQFFTYQFLHANFAHIAGNMLFLWVFGNAVNAKMGHAPYLLFYLAGGVFAATAYGFGNDQALIGASGSIAAVTGAYLALFPRSHITVLYWFIVIGTFELPSMLMIVFKLILWDNIMAPKMVGGSNVAFGAHLAGYFFGFLALVFMLWLHAMPRDQFDVVALWRRWLQRQAMATAMGDPNAQARAQYGRVARPVSVDAVAGPHGEPVIVSDPIVTLRSEITDALDRNERDAAASLYEKLMEIDPRQVLPRQQQLDIGNQLCFSGRLPQAAATYEKFLNQYPTAQEADQVRLLLGIIYVRDLHQYEIAEGHLAKVLGRLPDAKHDEKCRYWLNVALTSLGKPGLGTA
- a CDS encoding DUF1844 domain-containing protein gives rise to the protein MPDPNNEQPKIIVDDDWKAQAQREKEEADRQTREHEESGSLPAAHLAEIVQMIALQASVGLGLVTDPRSGQPIPPDLAVAKHFIDLLTLLRQKTGDNLDDVEKKIVEGTLYELQMAFVHVASGGPAGGNQETSPK